AGTTggagataataatatacttaatatgcaacaaaataattacctataaaGTTCACGTATCCTTCCAAGTTACAGTGCGCTAGTCCAACTTGCACTCTGCCGATTTTTTAAAGCATAATGAGTAATTTGAGTCATACCCAAGTAACAAAGACTTCTCGTTTATTTCAGGATAATTATGGATTCTCCAATCCCGTAGAAGTAGCTTATCCTGATATTCCTTACGCCCCTGGCTACGGTTATGGTAATGGATTTACGGGACCAAATGGGTTCGTAACGTTTCTTTAtacctagcttatgctcgtgactttatccgcgtagactacacaaatttcaagccctctatttcacccccttaggggttgaattttcaaaaatcctttcttagcggatacctacgtcataatagctatctgcatgcctttcagcccgatccgtccagtagtttgagctgtgcgttgatagatcagtcagtcagtcaatcagtcaccttttccttttatatatttagatttagatttgtgAATTTATATAAAGGTTAATTCTAAAGCTTAGGTATATCTTTTCTATCTTTTATTTCAGTTATGATTTGTACAATCCCAGTGATTACTACATGGAACCTGATACTTCGGCCACTGGATTACTTTGGAGTCAAGTACCAGATTCTAGGGTTTGtttaacttacctacttttttactGGTCATAAGTTGGTATATTGGGTGCGTCATTGTTAGgattccttacctcaaaaggaaaaacggaacccttataagatcactttgttgtctgtcggtctgtcaagaaacctacagggtacttcccgttgacctagaatcatgaaatttggcaggtaggtagatcttatagctgacatcgaagaaaaattgaaaaccgtaaatttgtggttacatcacacaaaaaaatttaaactgtggtcacgaactaataattagtattttcaattttctaagtaagataactaggtatatcaagtggggtatcatatgaaaggtcttcatctgtgcattctaaaacagatttttatttatttttatgcctcatagtttttgaattatcgtgcaaaatgtagaaaaaaattagactgtactacggaaccctcggtgcgcgagcctgactcgcacttggccggtttttttttaataaaagccaATCCCCTCCAGAGTCCAACTATGCGAAAGGGGtatgtgcactcatccgtattcggttcgtatccgtgattcttccaAGTGGCCGTCATACGCACACCGCACACGTAAATACGTACATACACACGTAACAAGCTTTTTGTACAGTTATATATATTATCTTACTACTAATAACTAAGTACAAATCTATTGATTATACAAAAACATATTTCTAAATAAAACGGCACAATGGTGGTAGGTAATTTATTCGTATTTTAGTTTATGTTTGATGTAAATACACTTAATTATCATGAAGCTTTTTTAATTCGAAGCCCATAAATTCTTTGGAATGGGAGTCTAGAGTTAATTGCCACGGGCGCCGCGGAAGAAGGTTTCACTCGAATATTTTGAGCTAAATATGTTTCTAATTATTTGCAGACGCTCATAAGCTACGCAGGCAAGACTATCAGCTGGCTTTTCAGCAGTGTTTTCGTCCTCATGCTTGGCTCTCTCATCACCGTAGGAGTTTGTAGTTACACACATATCTGCAGCATCACTTTCGACGGCGTGGGGCCAATCCACGAGGAGATGAGATCTTTGATCACACCAGAGCGATTGGACAGGATAGGCAAAGCTGCAGACTTTGTGAAGACGGCCATTGATAGATATCAAAAGATACAAACAGTAGCTGAGCCGGGGACAAGAAAACGTCGTTCatcttttttttgaaaacttagatttttaacattaaataGTACTTCCATACTTTACCATTTtccttttcttttatttcttaaCACAAATGAGCTCGGCTCGGTGGTTATTTTCAGtgttaccgccgtactcagagtcgccaatcgttacttaagattgagttaaaacgagacagatttatgtaagagacatagctctgtctcgtttaactcaatcttaattagtaacgattaagcgactctgagtacagcTGTTAGACACAGAGTTAGATCACCCCACTGttgttcataataataatattaacattaagtACAAACTTTGTACCTAGacgataaatataatatatatctgATAGGATAGGCCTGTAGTCAGATATCACGTCAGTACCTACATAATCAAGAGTGGAAATATCCACTAGCACAGCcactagtacgcgacaggttgagattgcaatcggggtggggacgcccctcacacccgcacagccctcgcgctagcccggtgtgggatagcgcgggtgagatccggttgtgcggggcgtcctcccgcctcacaccccgattgtcatctcgacctgtcgtgtacttataggtaagtacaagTTTGTTTTGCTTCCAGCACACTATTAGGGGTAGGTACTTCCGATTTCCATTACGATGATTTGATATGTGTAGGTAATCATAAGGCCATTCAAATTACTGTTTACGAACTATGCAGCAATCACATTACTAGAAATTCAATGTACTTAGGTggaatttgaaataataaacatattaGCCAGAAACTCAAAAACCccctaaaaagaaaacaagtacctacctacaagttaTTAAAGCTATTAGTTCTATGCAAGGAGGTATAGAATAGGCGTCTTTTCGTGctctaattacctacctatgacGTAGGTACTGTATAATAATTTTACGAACATAGGTATTGGCTATCCGATATTCTTGGTGACATATTGACTCTACTGTCTACATGATTGATGATTTCTATTCAggtgttcgatcccgagcacgcacctcaaCTTTTTTGACATAATGTGCATTTGAAGCATGCTTTAGCAATATCGTTTGCtttattaacggtgaaggaaacatcgtgaggaatcccaTTTCTGAGAGTTGAGCGAGAGCATGCCTGAGGAGAGCTCTCCGTAGCTATTAGTAATCCACGCCAAATCTTGTCCAGTGAAGCAGACTTTGgccttctcattcagagaggagacccatgctcagtagtgggccggtattAGTTTGATAATGAAGACTCAGaatgagagcctcaatagctcaaccggtataggagtggactgaaaaccgaaaggtcgacggttcaaaccccgcctgttgcactgttgtcgtacctactcctagtacaagcctgacgcttaattggagaggaaaggggaatattagtcatttaacatggctaatattcttttttaaaaaataaaaaaaaaataaaaaaaaaaataatgaagaCTGTCTTTGTGTAGAAAATTCcgtgaaaacatcgtgaaatgaatttaaatggagttcattaaaaaatatgtaggtgGCATAGAATTCACTCTTCGGCAAACACAGCTGATATCAAGTGAGTTATTGCAACCTAGTTCactgaataaaatattcatgGATAAAGACACAATGTCAAGTCGAAGTCACTTGCTATTGATCGTGTTAAACTATACACCTACCTAGTAGACTACTTCTggaattaattattgtaatataccTAAAGGCAATATTTTCAAGGTTATTTATAGAAAATTGTATgcataaataggtaagtatttgaataaatgaaaaatatctGGCAAGCTATTGTGACAAATGATATGACGACCTAGCGAGTGGTGTAAGATTTTGCCTCACAACTAAAAAGTAGGTGACATTCCCGGTAAtgagatactttttttttaattgcaataaaacttatagttagccttatctaattactacaaaaatcatgcccgcgtggaatggtgccaagaatactggctgcatttccgcgcttgtccagccaggctgatccgttgcgcaaaaaatgagccagccctactgtcaccagatgaggctataatcggggtgaaatgtctcgtaaatttttttagcactgagactccatggccccagggtatccatggcaaacggaacaaaaatgcaGTAACTCTcaataagagaggcatacttgcgccgcttgctgTTTTTAGCTGAAAACACGATAAATCACGGTTTTGTGATACTGAAAACACAAAACGGTTGTGTATTTCTTTTGATAAGTGAAGAAGTAACTTTGTACGACACTAGCAGAACTGaatgtaagtatataatatttccTTATGAATGAATTTTCCCCAGTAGATATTATGATAAATCACAGTTTTATTCTTCGAagtttatacctaagtactgcTCATATTGTGCTCATTGTGCCAGTCTTTTCAGGCTAAAATTGGATTATTATGGCCTAAGATAAATAAAACGTCGCAGATTATGACAGTTTTATACAGACTTACTACAGTTAAAAGCTTCGATGTTTATCCAAACCaccatttaataaattaatccaTCAATTAGAAAATTGATAACGCCATGATGACGCACAGAAATAACTACCTGGGCTAGTGACTTGCAATGGAAGTGAATCATCCTTAATTTGTTCTCACTAGGTTCCCATtactaaattataattattatgttaagcATAGTTTGCTCCATTTTTAggagttttagggttccgtacctcaaaaggaaaaaaggaaccctcataggatcactttgttgtctgtctgtcaagaaacctatagggtacttcccgttgacctagaatcatgaaatttggtaggaaagtaggtcttatagcagacacgaggggaaaaatctgaaaactgagtttgtggttatatcacaagaaaaaaattaaaatgtgttcatgaacaaatattgctattcaactttcaaagtagtactataccaagtggggtatcatatgaaagggctgtacctgtgcattttaaaacagatttcaatttatttttatgcaccatagtttttgaattgtcgtgcaaaatgtcgaaaaaatacgattgcagtacggaaccctgagtaCGCGAGTCtaatttgcacttggccggttttttgttatgCAATTGTGTATTAAATGCAATTAATAATAGACCTATTTAAGTCAGAGGTTTCGTATTTAAAAATGGGAAACCTAATTTGAAATATCATACCAATCGTGTCGCTGAAAGGAGAGTGTGATTTAAATACAAGTGAATAATATTGAAAaggtaagttttttatttatttatttatttttatttttcatatacaaaaaaatgtagttacaaagtaataataaattaagttacattggaaatgcttatctgtaaatagagatttcttccagcttcccattcaagcttataataagtttttaattattttttaacttcATCTCTTATGTTATTTGgtttccctggcgcagtgtagAGCAAGCGTTTATGGAAGGTATgtcacgggttcgattcctggcaggggtaaTCTGGTAGGCCTTCAGCCGTAGCTACATGGTCCGATGCGGCGTACAAAACAAttataaggggtatgggtttaaaatAAACAGCCCTGAAATTGCCATacttcttccaggttagcctgcttctatcttagactgcctCATCACTTCCAaagctaatttgtatctgaatgaataaaaaaattctttgcctattttttttacagatgtTCAAAATTATCTTTATTGCATCTATCCTGTCCATGGTATATGGAGCCCAGTACGCTTACTTTGATAATAATCTTGTGGAATTTGATGATCCACCAGCACCAGTAAGTATATCtaactaattacctattttaaggtctgtatgtctgtccgcctgtccgtcgtgtctgtcaagaaacctatagggtacttcacattgaccttgaatcatgaaatttggcaggtcttatagcacacgtaaggggaaaaaatccGAATATCTTGAATTTGTAgatatttcacaaaaaaaatttaaatgtgttgcaaaacaaataaattagtattttcaactttcaatgtaAGATTACAATACCGAGTgaggtaccatatgaaaggaatttacctgtacattttgaaacagatttttatttatttgtatgcataatagtttttgatttatcgtgcaaaatgtcgaaaaaatgtgactgtagtacggaaccctcggtgcgcgagtctgactcccacttgaccgttttttttgtCTTCTTTTTAATCAATCTATTTATTCTATAATATCGTGTATGTTTATTTTTCAgactatttcactcccttaccCTTATAAAGAGCATAAAGTGGTAAAGGTAGAGCCGCGACCTGCAGTGACCTATGATGTTGGAGTTCGCACTGCTGTAGTTTCGTCACCTCCTGCTGTGACCACATTAGACTTGATCCTGTCTCCGATCAGGCTGATCTGGTCTGTGGCAACGGTATGTCTTTTCCTGTGATTTTATTGCAAACTAGTTCAGCTTCGCCCAGGTGTGCTTATCTATTCTatggataaataataattaatgtgaatTATTTACGATACATAGGTACTCGTACGtacgtacttaataataattataaactttcctcgtgaaatgttctgaatGATAATGAAACATGTAGGTATTCAATATAACTGAGAAATTTAGGTAAGTATCCAGTTAGATATTAGCTTTGCCAAAAAAACAGCTAAAATATGCTTAACTAGCAAAATATAATCAGCTCTTGCTccataacataattattttaaggcAGGTGATCTGAACTTCATTAGTTATTGCgatctacatatttttatttttatcatacttacaatgattttataataatacgacgatatacctataatatgtaatttCCTATTTCTTTCCAGTGCGTTATTGGATTCATAAAGAGGGCCATTATGTTCGTCATCACTTCGCTCCCAGCGCTTATCTTCGGATCCAACCTTTCTTCTATCTGTAAATTTTTCAACATCGATCCATTGTCTTATGTGAATGATATTATAGTGTCACTAGTGAATCCTGAAAGATTAAAGAGGGCGACTGAATTCGTGGAGACCGCTATTAACAAGTATAGAGAACTTCAAAAGGTTTAgattttaattatgtagataggtatttgaaatgtatgtaagGATCTATTAATTGAATTTatagtgataaataaaaaaatattaacataatatttttacttttattggaATCGGAGGTTGCTGACTGTTAGTCAATTTGTAGAGGCCCGTCTACATTGCAATGGGATGCCAAATTATGTTAGCATTaacacaaataaaggaaaaagtAGAAATATTTCAGTCAGTTAAATAGAATAACCTTCAACATTAGGAAATTAAGTACAAAAAAGGACAACAGCACACAACAGAAAAAttcatggtaggtaggtaataggtatatccATAATGCGTAACAAAGCATACGCTATGAACTTAAATAATTGGTGACGTAATTACTTATGATTCAACATTtaaagtatgtacttacttaattccGGTTACTGATAAACTATATTATGGTTTGACTCTGCTTCGTGGTTTGACCTCATCTTTAGTGTATCTCAAGTAGGAGCGTGACTCTATCGTTGAAAATAACATAACGTAAACTGAACAGGAAGAAAATATGTAAACCTTCCTAATGAAAACGGGTTTGGAAGAAGAAATAATTGAGTTAAGAGGCGAAGAATTCACGTAAAATTGTCacttaaaggttcgtacgcacctgagcggcgcggcgcggcgcttcagtccgactgcagaacgcttcacctcaggccgctcgacggtgcctaccgcactacaacttcagtacgcggcagctcgcgtcacttgcgcgtcacttctacacccgttcgcgtacgagcaacaacgtcgcaagatgagcgacagtgaagaggatttgattattatttctttgttgtgcagaagaagaacgaattatcgaagagaaaaaaccggccaagtgcgagtcaggctcgcgcaatgagggttccgtactacagtcgtatgatttcgataattcaaaaactatgatgcataaaaataaataaaaatctgttttagaatgtacaggtgaagacctttcatatgataccccacttggtatagtcactcacttcgaaagttgaaaatactaatctaaaatattagttcatgaccacaatttaattttttttgtgtgatctaaccctaaattcacggttttcagatttttccccaaatgtcagctataagatctacctacctgccaaatttcatgattctaggtcaacgggaagtacctaccctgtaggtttcttgacagacagacggacagacagacagacagacagacagacagacagacagacagacagacagacagacagacagacagacaacaaagtgatcctataagagttccgtttttccttttgaggtacggaaccctaaaaaagaagaagaaatggattgctgacataccaaagtcacgctatcaagaaggatatcacattttgtttcctcgccttcttaatgactctgtaccatttcacatttacttcagaatgtcaaagacaaaattctttatgcgattgcctaatagtttttgtggaaattacattagaaacaataggtataccacacaggtcggtaatataatcctacaagaaacctatgtccagcagtggacatatctatcggttgatgatgatgatgatgatgatagtttttatggaaattataaaaaaatatttatgcatatccatacttatattattatcaacgcaaaagtgtatttgtctgtctatctactagcttttcacggctcaacagcttaaccgaatttgatgaaatttggtacaaagttgaattacatcccggggaaggacaggctactttttatcctggaaaatgaaagaatttccacgggattgttaaaggcccatttatatgaagtttggaccagaggtagcttgcattccgggaattgacagaggtaggcaactttttatcccggaaaatcaaagagttcacacgggattaaaaatctaaaaaaaaatgcaactagatgatgcctgcgacttcgtccgcgtggaaaagggatttatgaaaattcaacccctaaggggtaaaataggggttagagatttgtgtagtccacgcggacgacgtcgcgggcataagctagtataatataaacacaagtacaacaataggtaggcatatttccgaaactattaattctacctagatgaagtaggtaggtataatatgtacataatatattatagttatttaatcaggattatttttaccattgatgttttctcataacgctcggagagacatttatacatttagacactgggaaggggggaagccgacatcctaggggttgggacctttgaggatatacttctaagagcatgaggaacacgtcatgtgtcaaaaattaaacctacgttatttattttgaggtctatcttgccgattcttgcctgtactttaaatacctaacaagatgcgcgtgtatcttattcgagcgacgtacgcatactgaagcgccgcgccgcgccgctgggtatgtcgcactagcgtcactgcactgcgcgtcgcttcggtgcgcttcaaaatattctctccagccgtgccgcgcggcaacgcgcggtgaagcgccgcgccgcgccgctctagtgcgatatgcgccatacaaaatgatagaaatgatattttgaagctctgtgccgcgacgtgaagctcactgaagcgccgcgccgcgccgctcagatgcgtacgaaccttaaatgCTACTTTTGTTAAAGTTAGTTCATAATAACAACATTGTACAAGTTTGTCTTATtcggttttaaatattattttgatttctaCATATGAAATGACCTTTTACTAAACATCATGTACCTACACAAGTGAACCACAAGTGCAGCCGATAACCTTGTGCATGTATTTGCGTGATGTCACTCAGTGGCATATTATTTTCGTCCTGGTGACTCAAAAGATAACAAAAGAACTGAGATAAATCGACAAAACAACGACTTTGAACAAGTATTTCAAACACTGAATCATGTCAGTGTACCTACCAGTATTGCATTTCCTTTTGATGTATACAGCTGTTATTAGTGAAATAAACAAGTCTAGAGTGAAATTCTTAAACCTAGTTGAAGCAATTGGCTTGTGAATTATGTTACTTTGGCCTCACTGCAGTCAAGAGTAGGTACTGtggaggatattttaaaaatagctGATTTATACGAAGGAAACAATATAATAAACATGCGGTCAATGTAACGTTTATACGGGCTATGTGTCATTGGCGCCTTATCTTGTGAGCAGTATGATAACCACATGTTTTACTAAATATTTACAGCAGTTGCAATTTCGCGTTGTATGCTCGCGGTACTCGGTACTCTTATCATTATATTAACGCCAGCTTATGGCccgttgtttaattaaaaagatttCAGGCCTGTTATCAAGATTTTATCTTTGTGAAGCAGAAAAGTTATCAACAATACGCATCAGTCATACATGAGATCACCCACATTCAGGACTTAACATGGGAAATTCGAAGAgtagaaaaatgaaaataaccCAGAGTGATGGGCAAGCGCCGGAAGAAAATCGAGAACGAATTAACTCTATTAAAACTGAGTCTCCCGATGTAAACGTTGTCAATAAAAGCGCTGAAATAGAAAAGGCCACGGAACAAATGGAAGAAAAGAATAACGACAATGCGAGCAGTGCGTCTACTGTTGAAGTTTTGGATGAAAAGTGAAATGTTGTGCCATACAAACAATCTATAGTTATCCTATTCTAAGTCAGTGCAATCTCTGATTAGTTTATTTGTCTAATCTTATTTTGGTTAATATCGTGTAATTATAATGGTAATTTGAAATATACTCAATTGTAATTCAATTGTTTTATTGTTGAAATTGACTATTGCAAATCGAAATAAcctatttttgaatattttgtatatacttacttaggtattttatctaatacttagagagagagccagcgcgtgccagaccttccttattttataaaagctgaaagtttctctgcgatgtccccaacactgggaggaacgtttatatggatgtttgtttggatcatggtggctctgggagataacaagtacatagtaaaggtataaaaatcttacgtcaaagtatacagtctaatttttttataataaaaaaatcatgtcatgcattgccagacacttagtgtcgtgagAGCCCtcaccagacacccttaaacattgataatttattaaactttaaaaggtgtctggcagggggttaccAATTGTCTGGAAATGCATGAGATGATTCTAATACTATAGAATACCGTACAATAGTAATCAGAAtaccgaaaaaaatataaaaaattagactttatactttgacgtaagattttgtacccctttattacctgttatctcccaaaggcaCTATGATCCTAGCAAacattcaaacaaacgttccttccagAGTTGGGGACAATGCACATAgatactttcagcttttataaaataagaaagttctggcacgcgctggctcttaggccataagTAGAATACAGGGAAAATGCTATCATGACGTCTATTGTTTAGCTAGTGGTAATGGGTGCATGTCAAACcttttttatcaaaaacaaaGTATGTAGATAAAATACTTACGTAAGTAAATGATGaaaaaacaataacaaaaaaaaacattttggcTTGATAACAGAGCATTTCTCTTTTATGTTATTTCGAGTAGCATTCTAGTATCGCATTACTGATAAGAGTTATCCGGCGACTTTCTATCGACctctgtaggtacattttatacaACTTTTATAGGCCTTTCAAccgttttgtatttttaatacgGCTGAATATCAGTTTCAGTTATTACTTATAAactcaatttttattatttattcatacaagcctatgaatattaatattttttattattattagatataattgaaaattttacaataaaacttaaagctagccttaccatatttctatataaatcatgcccgtgtggaatggtgcctgtatactggctgcatttccgcgctggacagtcaggctgatccgttgcgcaaaaaatgaaccAACCCTTCTGCCACCACATGAGGCTATGGAATCTCTACCTaacattatttttcaaattcaaaatttacTTATTTCATATAGGACAACTAATGTTTCTTGTGCTACGTCTGTCTGAGTCTGTTTCCGGTACCGGTTCTGAATGCAGCTTAaattgagaagagccggcaaaaaactcagcagttgctcttttcaaattgTAAAGAAATACAATTACCTAAGTAAaagggtataaaatatacaagtaggtacaccaTCTAGTGGGCAAACCCTGCTATGgacttcataagaaagctcagagtcactcagcgggcgatggagagagctatgtttggagtttctttacgtgatcaaatcagaaatgataaGATCCTTAGacaaactagagtaaccgacatagctcaacgggttgcaaagctgaagtggcattgggcagggcacattgtGCGGAAaattgggatcccaaggtgctggaatggcgacctcgcactggaaggcgcagcgttggaagaccccccaactaggtggacggacgacatcagacgagtcgcagggaaccgctgattcagacggtgcaagaccgtgtggaagtccctacaagagacctatgtctagcagtggacgcctatcggttgatgatgatgatgatgacacaggagagaaaattattattagtacaaACTACACAGCAACTACAATCATAAAAGCAAGCATTATACTTAGGTAGCAAgagatatgtaggtatattttaatgatTTGCATTTACATGCAATTTCAGTTAACCATACAGGCTTTTACGTACAATGGGCTTAATTGGCCATTTACCATCATTATAACACGTTCATGAAAAGCCCTTAAACACTCTGGCGTCGTTTGTCGTCAATTTAGTACGGGATTCATTTCCAACTACTTGaactaataataggtaccttTACTATCATCAAACGAAATTATTTTCAGGATTTTgtgtttgaaaataatttttaggttTGGTTTTGCTTgcactatttatttataaattgtgaaaatatttcatagcttaggtaggtacttacttctacttattttattttagcgaGTATGTTTCGTTTTTTATAAGCTCTGTGTTTTAAAAtgtaagtatacctaaataCATCAAAAAggtattgaaaataattatgtataatgctctagtcttctaaatatataaaaggaaaaggcggctgactgattgactgatctattaacgcacagctgaaactactggacggatcgggctgaaatttggcatgcagatagctattatgacgtaggcatccgctaagaaaggatttgtgaaaataaggcggtgaaataggagtttgaaatttgtgtagtccacgcggacgtagtcgcgagcatacgctagttacTAAT
The DNA window shown above is from Maniola hyperantus chromosome 10, iAphHyp1.2, whole genome shotgun sequence and carries:
- the LOC117985883 gene encoding uncharacterized protein, translated to MTYKIILISVVIVSALCAEIPSHLTLDKQANIKPDVAEAIETHAVYKKPLKPELEHHPVYRAEELKTGRARIEPVRAKGPIVKHDMLADEPTLASDVEKADNYGFSNPVEVAYPDIPYAPGYGYGNGFTGPNGYDLYNPSDYYMEPDTSATGLLWSQVPDSRTLISYAGKTISWLFSSVFVLMLGSLITVGVCSYTHICSITFDGVGPIHEEMRSLITPERLDRIGKAADFVKTAIDRYQKIQTVAEPGTRKRRSSFF
- the LOC117985964 gene encoding uncharacterized protein, with product MFKIIFIASILSMVYGAQYAYFDNNLVEFDDPPAPTISLPYPYKEHKVVKVEPRPAVTYDVGVRTAVVSSPPAVTTLDLILSPIRLIWSVATCVIGFIKRAIMFVITSLPALIFGSNLSSICKFFNIDPLSYVNDIIVSLVNPERLKRATEFVETAINKYRELQKV